The sequence CAGTGAGCGCGTTCTTCTCGGTGAATGGCGTCAATCTCTGGCAGAATGATTTTCGGTTGAACGGCATCAACGACAACATTGAGATGTATGGCGGTTCTTCTGTGAACAGCAACGCGGCAATTACGCCGCCGCCCGACGCCATTCAGGAGTTCAAGTTGCAGACCGGCGATTTCAATGCTGAATTCGGGCACTCGACCGGCGCAGTCGTCAATGCGGCGATCAAGTCCGGAACCAATCAGCTCCACGGCAATGTTTGGGAATACCTGCGGAATGATGCCTTCAACGCGAATCCATGGTTCAACAATCACAACGGGACCGCGAGACCGGAGTATCGCCAGAATCTCTTCGGCTTCACGTTGGGCGGCCCGATTATCAAGGACAAAACCTTTTTCTTTGGTGATTACCAGGGCGGACGCTACGTTCTGCCCTCTCCGGCCACCAGCACCGTACCCACGCAGAGCATGATCAACAGCGGCTTTACCAACCTGCAGGACCTGATCACCGGCAACAGCGGTACGGCAACGGATGCTTTGGGCCGCACGTTCCCGCATGGAACCATTTTTGATCCGGCGTCTACACGGCAAATCCCGGCGGGCGGGGTGGATCCAATCACCGGACTGTCGGGCGCGCCGGGAGCCTATATCCGCGATCCGTTCTATACCGGGAGCCTGGCGGGCAAGACCAGCTTTGTCGGGGATACGGCGCAGCTCAACATTATTCCGTCCGGACGGCTCGACCAGAACGCGGTCAAGCTGCTCGGCGTTTATCCCGCGCCCACCCAGCCAGGGCTGCAAAATAACTTCTTCTGGACTC comes from Candidatus Angelobacter sp. and encodes:
- a CDS encoding carboxypeptidase-like regulatory domain-containing protein; the protein is MRTILASLFLITTLCATTVFAQLDTGRITGTVFDPSGAIVPGATVTLTNTGTNAAQSMKSTSTGTYSFSGVRPGTYSLRAEAPGFQTFIADGLQIHVQQAFTEDVHLATGTISQQVTVTAATPLLQSESAAIGQTIDTQAVNDLPLQTRNWASLAQLSAGVTTAPVGQPSGDSGSSVSAFFSVNGVNLWQNDFRLNGINDNIEMYGGSSVNSNAAITPPPDAIQEFKLQTGDFNAEFGHSTGAVVNAAIKSGTNQLHGNVWEYLRNDAFNANPWFNNHNGTARPEYRQNLFGFTLGGPIIKDKTFFFGDYQGGRYVLPSPATSTVPTQSMINSGFTNLQDLITGNSGTATDALGRTFPHGTIFDPASTRQIPAGGVDPITGLSGAPGAYIRDPFYTGSLAGKTSFVGDTAQLNIIPSGRLDQNAVKLLGVYPAPTQPGLQNNFFWTPKKTISTNSYDIRIDQVFNEKNILFGVFDRSLNTQDVPSGLPGLAVAES